The following proteins are co-located in the Engraulis encrasicolus isolate BLACKSEA-1 chromosome 2, IST_EnEncr_1.0, whole genome shotgun sequence genome:
- the LOC134443296 gene encoding uncharacterized protein LOC134443296 encodes MAFAARLPLPFSSTPVKTPRQQELEEEDEPALEGSSSPAAPEDLDSTYDPLKSVLDVTASSDISELASTPIPKVNKFIVYETCIMELFEVCPDCKHPCTIQTRRLGTFISVAQQCNNCEYQRTWNSQPLLKSTPAGNIQLSAAIYLSGASYFKIKRVFRALHLQMFEYDTFRRHARSYIEPAIVTKWKETQDAMMLRLREGRAIVGGDMRADSPGHSAKFGSYSLMDLNTNTVIDVQLVQSNEVGGSYHMELAGLKRSLELLEKQNVTLDCIVTDRHPQIQKFLRESGITQYYDVWHVVKGISKKLDSISKKKGCQSLKKWIPAVRNHTYWTAATSTTGPERRAKWTSLLNHVCDVHTHDDPLFPACLHAVRDTTDKSKWLRAGTQAFYELDKMASKTRLLNDIAKLSPHHQTSALESFHSVILQFAPKSVVFPFLGMLCRLYLAAFHYNENAERDQATASSGEPLYRMHYPKALKGEARVKPIKTDPTFGYVEDLISLIMGPVFDNSEPYREAITKINIPPDLSADYDHPEKKAVIANYVSLFNPGQAQAEAQVQAPVQAEEESGRPPDDRDAAARTPPAIPLI; translated from the exons atggcgtttgccgccagacta CCACTCCCCTTCAGCTCAACCCCTGTGAAGACCCCTCGCCAGCAGGAgctagaagaggaggatgagcctGCTCTGGAGGGCAGCTCTTCACCAGCTGCGCCTGAAGACCTGGATAGCACTTATGATCCACTAAAGTCTGTCCTAGATGTGACTGCGTCGTCAGACATTTC AGAATTGGCTTCCACTCCAATCCCTAAAGTTAACAAGTTCATTGTTTATGAGACCTGCATTATGGAGCTTTTTGAGGTATGCCCTGACTGCAAGCATCCATGCACTATTCAAACCAGACGGCTGGGGACATTCATTTCTGTGGCGCAGCAGTGCAACAATTGTGAGTACCAGCGGACTTGGAACAGCCAGCCACTCCTCAAGAGCACACCAGCCGGCAACATTCAGCTCTCTGCGGCTATCTATCTAAGTGGAGCTTCATATTTTAAGATTAAAAGG GTCTTCCGGGCTTTGCACCTGCAAATGTTTGAATATGACACCTTTCGTCGACATGCACGTTCTTATATCGAACCGGCCATTGTGACGAAGTGGAAGGAAACCCAGGATGCCATGATGCTGCGCCTCAGGGAGGGAAGGGCCATAGTCGGTGGTGATATGCGTGCAGATTCTCCAG GCCACTCTGCGAAATTTGGTAGCTACTCACTGATGGATCTGAACACAAACACTGTGATCGATGTCCAGTTGGTTCAG AGCAACGAGGTAGGAGGAAGCTACCATATGGAGCTGGCGGGCCTGAAGAGAAGCCTTGAGTTGTTGGAAAAGCAGAATGTGACACTGGACTGCAtagtgacagacagacacccgCAGATACAGAAGTTCTTGAGGGAATCTGGCATCACCCAGTACTATGATGTTTGGCACGTGGTGAAAG GAATTTCTAAGAAGCTGGACAGCATAAGCAAAAAAAAGGGTTGCCAGTCACTTAAAAAGTGGATACCAGCCGTTAGGAACCACACCTACTGGACTGCAGCAACATCCACAACAGGACCGGAGAGACGGGCTAAATGGACCTCCCTCCTCAATCATGTTTGTGATGTCCACACACACGACGACCCCCTTTTCCCTGCCTGTCTACATGCTGTTCGTGAcactactgacaagtccaagtgGCTGAGAGCAG GCACTCAAGCGTTCTATGAGCTGGACAAGATGGCGTCAAAGACGAGACTCCTCAACGACATTGCAAAGCTTAGTCCGCACCACCAGACTTCTGCTTTGGAGTCCTTCCACAGCGTCATCCTACAGTTTGCCCCAAAGAGTGTTGTGTTCCCATTCCTTGGGATGCTTTGCAG GCTGTACCTGGCAGCCTTCCACTACAACGAGAACGCTGAACGAGACCAGGCCACCGCATCCTCTGGGGAGCCCCTCTACAGGATGCATTACCCCAAGGCCTTGAAGGGAGAGGCCAGAGTGAAGCCCATAAAAACTGACCCAACATTTG GATATGTTGAAGACTTGATCAGCCTCATCATGGGTCCTGTCTTCGATAACTCGGAACCATACAGGGAGGCAATCACGAAAATAAACATTCCCCCAGACCTGTCTGCAGACTATGATCACCCTGAGAAGAAGGCGGTGATCGCCAACTACGTCTCCCTCTTCAACCCAGGGCAAGCGCAGGCGGAGGCACAGGTGCAGGCGCCGgtgcaggcggaggaggag